TAAGATAGACCCAACCTTGAATCCCAATGAGTGCAATGTATGCTTGGAAGTTTTTCAATAGGGTGACCTGATGCATCGAACTGCCTTAGGCATGGAACAACCAAATATAGAAAACACTGACCTCCTCCCCGCCCTAAAGGACGAGGCTTTAAAAAGGAAAATGTCAGGTAAAAGAAAGTTTTGAGAGGAAAATCAACCTTATCTCGATTTTCAAACCTAATCAGTTTTCATATCGAAATTACAAGGTGATAATGGAAAACTTTATATGACATGTGGCAAATCTAGTATGGTGGTTTCCATGCCTAAAATACTCGTCAAGAGAATCCTAGATGAACCGGAACTATATATAATTCGGGTGGATGACGACCAGATAAGGTACTTTGAAGCCATGTGGAGCATTCCAGAAGGAATAACATACAACTCATACCTAATGAAGCTCGGAGATGAAGTAGTCCTTTTCGATACTGTAAAGAGAGAGTATGCAGAAATGTTCATAGAGGAACTCAAAAGGCTCATCGACTTAGAAGAGATAACTAGGATAGTCGTTCATCACACAGAGCCAGATCACAGTGGAGCACTTCCACAGGTTCTAAAGGAGAACAATTACAGGGCCCAGGTAATAGGAACGACATTCGCTAAGAATTTACTAGAGGGATTCTATGGGAAGGACGTCATAAAGAACTTCAAGGTAGTTAAGGATGGAGAGGAAATGAAAATTGGAGACAGAACCTTCAGGTTTATTACCGTCCCATGGCTCCACTGGCCGGATACAATGATAACTTATGTCGTCGAGGACAAACTGATCTTTAGTTGCGATGCTGGAGGGGGATATTCAATTCCCGAGGATATTGACGATGAAAGAGACGAGGTTGTCCAAAGATATTTACCCTACGTGACTAAGTATGTTGTCACAGTCATTGGACATTATTACAAATACATAGTCCAGAATATAAAGAAGCTAAAGCGTCTAGGAATAATTGACAGTGCAAAGATGATACTGCCAGGCCATGGGCTTATATGGAGGAAAGATCCAAAGAGAATCTTTGAACATTATGAAAAAATAGGAGCCGGAATTCCAGAGAAAGACAAGGTTTTGGTAATATATGATTCAATGTATGGCTTTGTTGAAGAAAGAATGAGGATAGTCATTGACGAGCTGAGGAAGCTTGGAAAAAAGGTTAGTGTTTATAAGTTTACCGATAAAGAGAACCCTTCTGTTGCAGACATCCTAGGAGAAGTACCGACTGCAGAAGCCCTGATAATAGGAGCCTCAACATTTGAAGCTGATATCCATCCTAGAATTAGATACACCCTATTTGAAATCCTCGACAAGGCAAACTATGAAAAGCCTGTCCTTATTGTAGGAGCATTTGGATGGGGAGGAGTTGCTGGGAGAAAGATAGAGACAATGATATCTAGGAGCAAGTTTGACCATGTAGCAACGGTCGAAAGCAGAGGAAAGCCATCAAAAGAAGACGAGGAAAATTTAAGAAAAGCTGTGAAAATGTTATTCTCTTAACTTTCCCTATTTTTCTGGGACGAACACTACAGAGTTTTTTGTTATCTCATACCTCCAAGATTTAAGATTGTAGTCCATAAAGGGGCTTCTAATTATCGTCAAAACTCTCTGGATTGAGACTCCGCTAACTCTAACTTCTAATCTTATAACATTCAAAGCAAAACTATTCACGATCTCAAGAATACTCTCTGGAAACATTTTTGTATCGAATGTTATAATTACACTATTTCCGGGAGCACGGGATAGAACCTTTGTTATACCTGGAATCATTAGTGTTAGTTCACTTTTGTGTCTAACACCATAGATGTCCAAACCTAACACGAAGAATATTGAGTTTTTTAATCCCTTTACAGCTTCTCCTATTCTCCCAACGATTAATTCTGGATCTGAAGTCTCAATTATTAAGGAAGGCCTTAAATCTTCCTCAAGGAACGGATTTATAGAGATCAGCTTATCTGCACCGAATACTTCCTCTGCATCTTTAAATATAGACTTCAAATATCTCATAACAGCAGCATACGCATCATTGAAAGATATCACAACGAATTTCTCGTAATCACTTCTCAACATTTTTGCCAAATTATACAAAATAACTTCTATATCGCTTCCTATCTCATGGGTGATTAAGGTTGGGCTTAACCTCCTAGCAGCCTCTGCAATTATCTTCAATGGATCCTCCATGGTCAATCACCATATATTTCCTTAAGTATCTCTACTAGTTCCTCTAAAGTTTCTGGGGGTTCTGATCCACCTAATACGTCTTTCACTTGATCTATGACTACCATTTCCAACAATCTAGCACTATATTCCCCAAATAATTTTGCAACAGCACTTTTAAATTCTTTTGGATTTGAATAAGCTACTTCAAGTCCCTTTCCTAAAGAAACTTTTAAATGAGTCTCTAATACTGCCTTTAGCCCTGGACTTACCTTGTCTAGGGCCGAAGCCAAAGCTTTGACTAAGATTTCTTCACCCTTACTCATATATTACCACCCCTGAATCTGTGATTTCGTACCTGTGAATCTTTCTGGAATGGTTTGACCCCCTTGCCTTGACTATTAACAGCCTTCTTTCTAGTTTATCTCCAACTAAAAAGTATTTTAGCCAGATTATTATATCGGCCAAAGTACTCGCATGAGTTGAAGGGACAGCATTTCCATTGCTTTCCTCCGTTAGGGTAAAGTACAGAGTGGTTTTCATGTCCTTTGCTAGAATAGATAAATATCTGAGAACTTTTCCTAAGTCCCTTTCATTTATGTGTTCCCGAAGAGAGCTTAAGCTATCAATTACTATTCCTGTTGGGTGGAACTCTTCAATTATCTTCCTTATTTCTATGAATATCCTTAGAGGGGTAGTCGCTTCTGGAATCCAACTAAATAACAGCAAATTACCAGAGTCTAAAGCTTCCCAGATTTTAAAACCATAGTTCTGAGCAGTCCTTAATAGTTGATCAATTGGCTCCTCAAAGGTTATATAGACAATCCTTTTCCCTTCTAGGGCATTTTTAACGGCAAAATGTAGAGCAAAGGATGTTTTTCCAGTTCCTGTCATTCCTACAAGAAGCAATGTTGATCCAAGATATATTCCTCCGCCAAGAAGCTTATCAAGTTGCTCTATTCCAGTACTTATTCTCTCCCAGCCAGGTTCAAATTCTGCTCTTTTCAGCTCAGGAACGTCAAAAAATTCAATACCTCTCTCCGTTATCGCATATTCGTATTCAGGCTTCTTTATGTTCCTTCTTCTCATCTTTCTTACCTCAAGCGTTCTAACTATATTTTCTCCTAACCCCCTACTCTTAAGAACAAGAACACCATCAACGACGAACTCCTCTATTCCAAATCCGATTTTATCTTCTCCTATTGGCTTCTCAGCAATTAGAAACACCGTCGAATTATACACCTTAGCTAGTCTCCCCAACATTGTATGCAAAAACGTTCTGAGCTTTTCTTTTCCTAGCATTTGAGCTATTACAGTTATTGAATCAAAAACAATCCTTTCTGGCCTAAATTTTATGATCTCACTCATTATGAGTTCAATTTCTTTTTCTATTGTTTCTGGTGGAACCGTGACTAAGTCTAAAAACTTAAACATGTTCTCCTTTTCAAGAGTCTCAAAATCCATTCCAAACATCTTCATCTGCTCATAGAATTCTGCCTTAGTTTCACTAAAGGACACATAAATCCCCTTTTCTCCAAACAATTTTGCACCGTTATGTAAAAAGGTTGCGGAGAATATCGTTTTTCCCGACCCAGGCTCTCCAGCCACAAGGATTATTGATCCCTCCGGAAATCCACCTTGAACAATGTAATCATCAAAATATTTCACTCCAAATAATCTTCCCATACTCTCACCCTATAATTAATTTTTCTTGAATAACTTTAATTTTGTTTTTAAAACTTCCACAAGATCTTGGTTCAATAAAGTAAACCAAATATGTTTGAACCACAAACCTTATAAGGACGAATCACAAAACTAAAAGTGAAGAATTCAAAAAAATGAGGTGATTAGAATGCTGAAAGATACCATCAAGAGTGGAGATTGGAAAGGAGAAAAACATGTACCCGTTATAGAGTACACAAGGGAGGGGGATCTAGTAAGGATAGAGGTAAGTGTTGGAAAAGAAATTCCCCATCCAAACACTCCAGAGCACCATATCGCCTGGATTGAACTATACTTCCATCCAGAGGGAGAGAACTTCCCCATAATGGTGGGGAGAGTTGCATTTACCTCCCATGGAGATCCACTCACAGAGCCAAGGGCAGTCTTTTTCCTAAAAACAACCAAAAAAGGCAAACTCTACGCGCTCAGCTATTGTAACATTCACGGCCTTTGGGAGAATGAAGTTACCCTTGAATGATTTACAAACTTTTGATATTTTGTCTTTATAAAATTTGAATGTTTTTCCCTGGGATAACACAAATGTTTATATCCTCCCCTCCTCCCCCATTTTTTGGTGGTTCTCTATGAGGATAGTTGTTATAGGCTCAGGAACGGCGGGAAGTAACTTTGCACTTTTCATGAGAAAACTTGACAGAAAAGCTGAGATAATCGTTATAGGAAAGGAAGACACGATGCAATATTCTCCCTGTGCTCTTCCCCACGTAATTAGTGGAACCATAGAAAAGCCTGAAGATGTCATAGTCTTTCCTAATGAATTCTATGAGAAGCAAAGAATAAAAATGATGCTTGGAACAGAAGCAAAAAAGATTGATAGAGAAAGGAAAGTCGTAATTACAGACAAGGGCGAAGTTTCATACGATAAGCTCGTTATTGCAACAGGATCAAAGGCGTTCATTCCCCCCATAAAGGGTGTCAGCAACGAGGGAGTTTTCACACTAAAAAGCCTTGATGATGTTAGGAGAATAAAAGAATACATAGAAAAGAGAGAACCCCAGAAAGCCGTAGTCATAGGGGCAGGGCTTATTGGCCTTGAAGGAGCGGAAGCTTTTGCAAAGCTGGGAATTGAAGTTTTAGTCGTAGAACTCTTAGAGCACCTTCTCCCAACAATGCTAGACAGGGACATGGCAAGAATAGTTCAAGAAGAAATGGAAAAGCACGGGATAAAATTCAAGTTTGGAATTGGGGTAAATGAGATAATCGGAAGCCCTGTTGAGAAAGTCAAAATTGGCAATGAGGAAGTTGAGGCTGATCTAGTTCTTGTTGCTACTGGAGTTAGGGCTAACGTAGATCTTGCAAGGGATGCGGGCCTTGATGTTAACAGAGGGATAATTGTTAATGAACACATGCAGACAAGTGATCCAGATATTTATGCAATTGGAGACTGTGCTGAGGTCATAGACGCTGTAACCGGCGAAAGAACATTGAGCCAACTTGGAACATCGGCCGTTAGAATGGCTAAGATTGCAGCTGAACATATTGCAGGAAAGAACTCAATATTTAGACCAGTGTTTAATACTGCAATTACAGAATTATTTAATTTAGAAATTGGGACGTTCGGAATGACAGAGGAAAGAGCGAAGAAACTCGGAATCGATGTTGTGGTTGGTAAATTCAAGGGATCTACAAAACCAGAGTACTATCCTGGAGGAAAGCCCATTACTGTTAAGCTTATATTTAGAAAAGAGGATAAAAAACTCATTGGTGCTCAAATAGTAGGGGGAGAGAGAGTTTGGGGCAGGATAATGACACTATCAGCTCTGGCCCAGAAAGGAGCAACTGTTGAAGACGTTGCTTATCTCGAGACGGCATACGCTCCTCCAATAAGCCCAACTATAGACCCGATTACAGTCGCCGCGGAGATGGCCATGAGGAAGTTCAAACTTTAACCTATTTTTTGAAAACTTTTAAATACATTTCTTACTACTTTTGTTGAGGATAACCATGAAGGGTCTAGCAAAGGCAGGTCTCTTCATTATACTATTCACACTATTTGCTATTCCAACATTAGCAAAAGAGAATATCGTGTACGTAGCTCAGATTAGGGGGCAGATAACATCCTATACATATGACCAGTTCAACAGGTACATAACACTCGCAGAAGAAAACAATGCCGAGGCCATAATAATTGAATTTGACACACCAGGAGGAAGAGGAGATGCTATGATGAATATTATTCAGAGAATCCAAGGAGCAAAGGTTCCAGTAATAATTTATGTATACCCCCCAGGAGCCACGGCAGCGTCCGCTGGAACTTACATTGCTCTGGGCTCTCACCTCATAGCGATGGCTCCAGGGACGAGCATAGGAGCATGTAGACCTATCCTAGGCTATGCCCAGAACGGTTCAATAATAGAGGCCCCTCCAAAGATCACCAACCATTACATAGCATACATAAAGAGTCTAGCCCAAGAAAGCGGGAGAAACGCAACTATAGCTGAGGAGTTCATAACAAAAGATCTAAGCTTAACCCCCGAAGAGGCTCTGAAATACGGTGTTATTGAAGTAATAGCTAGGGACGTTAATGAACTCCTCAAAAAGGCGAATGGTATGAAAACAAAGCTCCCTGTTAATGGTAAATACGTGACACTAAACTTCACTAACGTTAAAATAATAACACTAGAACCATCCTTTAAAGACAAGGTGATAACATATATAACCGACCCTAGCATAGCATACTTGCTTTTAACCCTGGGAATATGGGCATTAATAATAGGATTCTTAACCCCAGGGTGGCATGTACCAGAGACTATCGGGGCAATAATGATAGTCTTGGCAATAATAGGATTCGGGTATTTTGGATATAATGCAGCAGGATTGCTACTGATAATCGTGGGAATGCTATTCTTTGTTGCAGAAGCCCTGACCCCCACCTTTGGCCTGTTCACAGTTGCCGGGCTTATTTCATTCATCTTAGGAGGTATATTACTGTTTGGAGGTGGGGAAGTGGAGTATCTAGTGAACAAAGAGGTATTTTCACAGCTTAGGATAGTGATAATAACGATAGCAGCATTACTTGCGATATTCTTTGCTTTTGGAATGGCGGCTGTAATAAAGGCCCATAAGAAAAAGGCAGAAACAGGAAAAGAAGAAATGATAGGCCTCGTGGGAACTGTTGTCGAGGATCTAAATCCCGAAGGAATGATCAAGGTCAGGGGAGAGTTGTGGAGGGCCAAAAGTAAGTTTGGTAAGAAAATTGAAAAGGGAGAAAGAGTTAGAGTGGTTGATATGGAGGGACTGACACTTATTGTTGTTAGGGAGGGTGAAGAAAGATGATAATTCCTGGAAATATTATCGTTATAGGGATCGTCCTACTCTTTATATTGATATTCCTGGCAAGTGCCATAAAGATAGTAAAAGAGTATGAGAGAGCAGTAATATTTAGACTCGGTAGAGTTGTAGGTGCCAGAGGACCAGGACTGTTCTTCATAATCCCAATATTTGAAAAGGCAGTGATAGTTGATCTAAGAACTCAAGTATTAGATGTCCCAGTACAGGAAACGATAACTAAGGACAATGTGCCTGTTAGGGTTAATGCAGTAGTCTACTTTAGAGTAGTTGATCCAGTCAAAGCTGTAACTCAGGTTAGGAATTACATTATGGCAACATCCCAGATATCGCAAACGACTTTGAGAAGCGTTATAGGACAGGCCCACCTAGATGAGCTACTCAGTGAAAGGGACAAATTGAACATGCAACTCCAGAGGATAATTGATGAAGCTACGGATCCCTGGGGGATTAAGGTTACTGCGGTAGAAATAAAGGATGTCGAACTACCTGCTGGAATGCAGAGGGCTATGGCAAAACAAGCAGAAGCAGAGAGAGAAAGAAGGGCCAGAATTTTACTTGCCGAGGCTGAAAGACAAGCCGCGGAGAAGCTTAGAGAGGCTGCGGAGATTATAAGCGAGCACCCAATGGCTCTGCAACTTAGAACACTCCAGACGATAAGTGACGTTGCTAGTGACAAGAGTAATGTGATAGTTTTGACACTACCCATGGAGATGCTAAAACTTTTCAAGAGTCTAGCCGAAGCAGCAGAAGCTTACAAGGAGAAAGTAGAGAAAGAAGAAAAGGAATAATCTCTTTAATCTATTCTTTTAATCCTCTCCACTTTATATAACCTCCAAGAAGGAACTTCCCTGGCATCATTGGGTGATAAGCATAAACTCTTACCGCATAGTGCCAACAGGGGTCATTTAAGTTCTGGAGGGCTTTGCCTCTATATGTATATACATATCTTCCATTCCCTAACTCTTTTGTTTTCCTGAGCTCCACTATATGAGGCTTTAGTATCTTAAACTTCTCCTCTCTTATTCCGTAATACAGTTCAACTCTGACGTCTTCTGGGGAGAGACCGTTAAGATTCACGGTAACTTCGACTAGATGCTCATTAACCTTAACGTCCTCAATTTCAACTTTCTCCCACTCCTTCATTACCCTTGCTTTCCATCTTGCTAGTTCTTTTGCCCATTTATAGTTGTCTCTGCTAAGGTATATTCCGAGCTCCATGGCCTTTGAGTAAAACTTAGTAACATAATCCTTGACCATTCTATGAGTGCTGAACCTAGGAGCTATTGTTTTTATGCTCTCCTTCATCATCCTGATCCATGCATCCCTGTTTTCGTAGTACATGGGTACTACAACACCCTCGAGGATGTCGTACAAACTGATTGCATCCCAATAGTCGTCAGCCTCGGTTTCAGGTTCCGTGCTCGTGTCCCCGATCACCCAGCCATTCCTTCCGTTATATCCTTCAACCCACCATCCGTCGAATATGCTGAGATTTATGACCCCATTGAGGCCCGCCTTCATACCACTTGTTCCACTGGCCTCTAAGGGTCTTCTTGGAGTGTTAAGCCACACGTCAACTCCCGATACAAACAATCTTGCAGAGCCCATGTCATAGTTCTCGATTAAAATGATCTTCCCTTTGAACTCTGGCATTTGAGAAACTTCATAAACTCTTCTAAGGAACTCCTTGCCAGCTTCATCTCTTGGGTGAGCCTTTCCTCCAAAGACAATGTAAACTGGCCTTTCGGGATTGTTCACTATTTTCTTAAGCCTCTCAAGGTCTGCGAATAGAAGAACAGCTCTCTTATATGTGGCAAATCTTCTTGCGAATCCTATTATCAGAGCGTTTTCGTCAATATCGGGCAGGGGTTCATCTATTCCTAACCTCTCATTTCTTCTCATGATTTTCCTTCTTATAAGCTCAATCAACTCTTTCTTTGCCTTTAAATGAGCCTCCCACAGCTCTTCATCAGGAATCCTTTCTATAGCATACCAAATACCTTCTAAGTTCACATGCTCCCTCCATATTTTTCCAATGTATATATCATACAGCTTCGCAAGATTTTCGTTTACCCATGTTGCTGTATGAACACCATTCGTTATGCCCTCTATTGGTATCTCATCCAGAGGAACTCCTTTCCAGAGATCAGCCCACATCTCTCTAGTAACTTTTGCATGTAACTGGCTGACTCCATTGACGAAGTTTGAGGTTTTAATTGATAGGATTGTCATATTGAAGTTCGAATCCTCTGGCGTAGCTTTTCCTAGCTCAAGGAACTTCTCCACAGGTAGTCCCTCAAAGAATTTTGAAAGTTTCTCTTTAACGAAGTCAGCTGGAAATACATCATGGCCTGCTGGTACTGGGGTGTGGGTTGTAAACACGCTTGTCCCTCTAACAACCTCCAAAGCCTCCTCAAAGCCTAGTCCTCTCTCCATGAGCCACCTTATTCTTTCAAAATTTGCAAAGGCCGGATGACCTTCATTTAAGTGAATAACTCCTGGCTCTATCTCTAAAGCCTTTAGAAGTCTCATTCCACCTATTCCTAGAAGAATCTCTTGCTTTATCCTTTTGTCAGGCTCCGCGTTATACAGATAATCACATATTCTTCTATCTTCATCGGTATTTTGGGGAACATCTGTGTCAAGCAGGTACAAGTTAACTCTACCAACTTTAACTAAAAAGACCCTTGCCTTTACTATCCTGTCCTCCAGAGGAACATCGATGAGAAGCGGCTTTCCATCGTTCGTTAGAACCTGTCTGATGGGCATTTCTTTTATGTTATACTCCGGGAATATTTCTACCTGTCTACCGTCTTTATCTATTTCCTGCTTGAAGTATCCATGCTTGTAAAGGAGGCCTATTGCTATGAAAGGCAGGCCAAGGTCACTGGCCGTCTTCAAATGATCCCCCGCAAGTATGCCAAGGCCTCCGGAATATATAGGAAGACTCTTACTAATGCCGTATTCCATACACAAATATACTATGGGCTTATCCCAGTGGGGATAATTTGTTGAAAACCACGTTGTACTTTCAGTCATATAGCTCTCAAATCTTTCGATTACCAGTTCATATAGGTCTAGGAAAGAATCATCCCTAGAAAGTTCTTTAAGCCTTGACTCTGGAACCTCTAGCAAAAGCTTAACTGGGTTTTTGTACTCCCTCCAGTGTTCCTCATCTATCTTTTGCCAAAGTTTCATTGCCTTATGATCCCAACTCCACCAGTAGTTATATGCTAAATCTGCCAATTTAAATAAATTTTCGGGAAGCTTTCTGAGTATTTTCTCTTTAATAGAATTGTCAACTTTCATTCCCTACCACCCCCAGAGAGCTAATTGCAACTTTATAATCCCTGTCAGAGTAAAGGACGAGGTAAATTTCCTTAACATTTCTAGCGTTTTTAAGAAACTCCTCAGCCACGGAGGCGAATACCCTAACAACATTTTCTAGGGGACAGCCATATATGCCTGCACTTATAGCTGGAAATGCAATACTCCTAACTCCAAGTTCGTCGGCTTTTTTCAATGCCCCCAAAATCGCAAGCTTAAGTTTTTCTTCTTTCTCATTATCCCATTTACCCCCACAATAGGGACCCACAGTGTGAATAACATACTTAACTCCATTTTCAGCAAGCCTCAAAGGAGGGGTAACAACAACTTCCCCATGTTCAATCCAATCTTTACCTAATTGTTTTTTCATCTCTTCTTTACTAATTTTTATGTACTCATATACGTCCCCAGCGGCAGCCTTTGCTATTGCATATGCAACGCCTCCTCCATGCTCTAAGTACTTGTTCGCTGCATTTACTATAGCATCTGCCCTAAACTTAGTTATGTCTCCCTTTACAATCCTAATCATTTCTCTTCACCTATTACCCTTAATATGAGGGTTTTCTCTCTTTCAGAAAAACTATCCATAGATCCAACAATTATCACAGTCGAATTATAGAGGATAGCATAATCCCTTAAATGAGCAAGGAACTTCAAAACACTATCAAATCCGTTTTCAAGAATCAGATATTCAAGACAATCTAACACAACTATTCCTCCTTTTTCCATATACCTAGTTGCTAAGGTTAACATTTTTACAAGATTCGTTGGCTCCACAGTTTGTTCACTCCTCTGAACTTTTGTTACCCAGAACCATCTCTCTTTATTTTCCTCTCTTGGAGGGTTCCTAGAAAAAACTAAAGCCATTTCTAAAATGTTGCTTGGTACTTTCTCCATAAACATTACTCCAGGTTTTAAGTTGACGCTCTCTGTTTTTTCAAGCGGCACAGGAATTTCAATTTTAAGAGAGCTGGTTGCAATTAGATAACCCAATACTAATGCCACTATAGCCTGAACTTTGTAGATTACCGAGGGATATTTATATAGCCCAATCGTTAAGAAAGCCAGAAGAAAGACTAGAAATGAAACTGTTTTCAACTCTCTCTCATTGGAGAAATATGTCACAACTCCCGCAATCATCAAAACAATCATATTAATGAATATCACCAGGAACGGAGAGTATTGAACAAAATATAAATACGCTACCACTGGTACGACAGTTAAGTATCTTATTTCATTCCCGTATTTATTGAAAAATTCTGGCAAAGTCATTTCGATAGTCCCTATCCAAAAGAAGGATACGAATGCAGAGATACTTGCCAAGTAGGTCACACTATTTATCAAGGCTCCGATACTCAAGGTTAAGAATGCAAGTGCATAATACAATAAGGGTCTCTCCCCTCTTCTGCTATGTTCATAGAATAAGACAACATAGAGAAGGAGGAGAGCAACGCCCAATACAATGTCAATATTTATCATAAGTTTCATAGTCCAATAACCCCCAAAAACTTGTCAATTACTTTATCTTCATCCACAGTCTGAAATTCTCCATCCAAGAGGATTATGTTCCCATTTACTATAAGGGTTTCAACATCGCCCATTTTTGCTGAGAATATTATCGAGCTTAATGGGTCATGAAGAGGCAACAAATTGGCCCTTCTAAGGGGAATTACTGCAATATCTGCTAAATATCCTTCTTTTATTACACCACCCTTCAGCTTCAATGCCTTTGCCCCATTCAGAGTTGCCATTCTGAGTATTTCACTAGATTTTATTATTGCCGGATCAAGAGCATGAACCTTCTGAAGAAGGGAGGCAAGTCTCATTTCTCTCAGCATATCTAGGGTATTATTGCTGGCCGCTCCATCGGTTCCTAGAGCAACGTTAACTTTGTTATCCAAGAGATCTCTCAGCCGTATTATACCACTTCCAAGCTTCATATTACTCGCAGGACAATGTACTATGGTAACCCCACCTTCGCTTAACAATTTTATGTCATTATCGCTTAGCCACACTCCATGGGCTGCAATTACCCTCGAATTTAGCAAGCCCACTTCGGCCAAAAGTTCAACCGGACTTTTACCATATCTCTCCTTAATTTGTTCTACTTCACTTCTTGTTTCGGATAGGTGGATTGTGACCAGAGAATCCCACTCCTTCATTTTGGTCGCGACCCACTTCAAGCATTCTGGAGAACAGGTGTAGGGAGCATGGGGAGCTAAAATAAAGTTGATAAGAGGAGAGTTAACCTTCTCCACGTATTTTTTGAACTTTTCTGTTTCCCTAAACTCGATTCTCCTTTTTTCTTCATCACTGAGATCTATCATCCCATAACCTAGAAAACCCCTTAATCCAACTTCCAAAGTTGCCTTGGCGACCTCTTCCATATGAAAGTACATATCAATAAAAGTCCCTGTTCCTGATCTTGCCATCTCAATAAGGGCAAGAAGGGCTCCCCAATAAATTTCCTTTCTTGTGAGTTTCTTCTCATTTGGCCAGATATATTTCTCTAACCACTCCATCAAAGGTACATCCTCTGCGAGTCCTCTTAACAATACCATAGGAGAGTGAGTGTGGGCATTAATAAAGGCCGGTATTACTAGTGAATTATTCACATCAATAACGATGTCCGCATTTGGGGATATATTCCTACCAATCTCTGAAATTACATTCCCCTCAACATATATATCAGCTCTCACAAGCTCAAAATTTTCTCCATGTAGAACTAAACCATTTTTAAGTAACACCGACAATGATACCCCCTTGTGTTTAATCGCTGATAAATATAAAAAGCTTTTTCCAAGTATCTTGGGGGAATTAAAATGCTCGAAGTCGAAATTTCCAGAATAAAGTTTAGGAACCCTCTAATATTAGCTTCAGGAGTCGTTGATATGACACCCGATTTGTTAAGAAGAGCTCACAGAGAAGGGGCCGGAGGGGTTGTAACTAAGTCAATAGGACTTAAACCCAGAAAGGGATACGAGAACCCTACGATAGTTGAGCTACCTTATGGCCTAATAAATGCCATGGGGCTTCCAAATCCTGGATGGGAAGCATTTCTTGAAGAATTTAAGGGAGAGAAATTTGATTTTCCTCTTATAGTCTCAATATTTGCTGGAACTCCCGAAGAATTCGCATTCTTGGCTGAGAAGCTTACCGAGATTGCCGATGCCTTCGAGCTTAACCTTAGCTGTCCCCATGCAAAAGGATATGGAATGGAGATCGGCCAGAGACCAGAAAACGTATATGAGGTAGTTAGAAAGGTCAAAGATGCAACAGACA
This is a stretch of genomic DNA from Pyrococcus sp. ST04. It encodes these proteins:
- a CDS encoding FprA family A-type flavoprotein — its product is MPKILVKRILDEPELYIIRVDDDQIRYFEAMWSIPEGITYNSYLMKLGDEVVLFDTVKREYAEMFIEELKRLIDLEEITRIVVHHTEPDHSGALPQVLKENNYRAQVIGTTFAKNLLEGFYGKDVIKNFKVVKDGEEMKIGDRTFRFITVPWLHWPDTMITYVVEDKLIFSCDAGGGYSIPEDIDDERDEVVQRYLPYVTKYVVTVIGHYYKYIVQNIKKLKRLGIIDSAKMILPGHGLIWRKDPKRIFEHYEKIGAGIPEKDKVLVIYDSMYGFVEERMRIVIDELRKLGKKVSVYKFTDKENPSVADILGEVPTAEALIIGASTFEADIHPRIRYTLFEILDKANYEKPVLIVGAFGWGGVAGRKIETMISRSKFDHVATVESRGKPSKEDEENLRKAVKMLFS
- a CDS encoding NitrOD5 domain-containing protein — protein: MSKGEEILVKALASALDKVSPGLKAVLETHLKVSLGKGLEVAYSNPKEFKSAVAKLFGEYSARLLEMVVIDQVKDVLGGSEPPETLEELVEILKEIYGD
- a CDS encoding ATPase domain-containing protein, giving the protein MGRLFGVKYFDDYIVQGGFPEGSIILVAGEPGSGKTIFSATFLHNGAKLFGEKGIYVSFSETKAEFYEQMKMFGMDFETLEKENMFKFLDLVTVPPETIEKEIELIMSEIIKFRPERIVFDSITVIAQMLGKEKLRTFLHTMLGRLAKVYNSTVFLIAEKPIGEDKIGFGIEEFVVDGVLVLKSRGLGENIVRTLEVRKMRRRNIKKPEYEYAITERGIEFFDVPELKRAEFEPGWERISTGIEQLDKLLGGGIYLGSTLLLVGMTGTGKTSFALHFAVKNALEGKRIVYITFEEPIDQLLRTAQNYGFKIWEALDSGNLLLFSWIPEATTPLRIFIEIRKIIEEFHPTGIVIDSLSSLREHINERDLGKVLRYLSILAKDMKTTLYFTLTEESNGNAVPSTHASTLADIIIWLKYFLVGDKLERRLLIVKARGSNHSRKIHRYEITDSGVVIYE
- a CDS encoding class II SORL domain-containing protein, whose translation is MLKDTIKSGDWKGEKHVPVIEYTREGDLVRIEVSVGKEIPHPNTPEHHIAWIELYFHPEGENFPIMVGRVAFTSHGDPLTEPRAVFFLKTTKKGKLYALSYCNIHGLWENEVTLE
- a CDS encoding NAD(P)/FAD-dependent oxidoreductase, yielding MRIVVIGSGTAGSNFALFMRKLDRKAEIIVIGKEDTMQYSPCALPHVISGTIEKPEDVIVFPNEFYEKQRIKMMLGTEAKKIDRERKVVITDKGEVSYDKLVIATGSKAFIPPIKGVSNEGVFTLKSLDDVRRIKEYIEKREPQKAVVIGAGLIGLEGAEAFAKLGIEVLVVELLEHLLPTMLDRDMARIVQEEMEKHGIKFKFGIGVNEIIGSPVEKVKIGNEEVEADLVLVATGVRANVDLARDAGLDVNRGIIVNEHMQTSDPDIYAIGDCAEVIDAVTGERTLSQLGTSAVRMAKIAAEHIAGKNSIFRPVFNTAITELFNLEIGTFGMTEERAKKLGIDVVVGKFKGSTKPEYYPGGKPITVKLIFRKEDKKLIGAQIVGGERVWGRIMTLSALAQKGATVEDVAYLETAYAPPISPTIDPITVAAEMAMRKFKL
- a CDS encoding nodulation protein NfeD yields the protein MKGLAKAGLFIILFTLFAIPTLAKENIVYVAQIRGQITSYTYDQFNRYITLAEENNAEAIIIEFDTPGGRGDAMMNIIQRIQGAKVPVIIYVYPPGATAASAGTYIALGSHLIAMAPGTSIGACRPILGYAQNGSIIEAPPKITNHYIAYIKSLAQESGRNATIAEEFITKDLSLTPEEALKYGVIEVIARDVNELLKKANGMKTKLPVNGKYVTLNFTNVKIITLEPSFKDKVITYITDPSIAYLLLTLGIWALIIGFLTPGWHVPETIGAIMIVLAIIGFGYFGYNAAGLLLIIVGMLFFVAEALTPTFGLFTVAGLISFILGGILLFGGGEVEYLVNKEVFSQLRIVIITIAALLAIFFAFGMAAVIKAHKKKAETGKEEMIGLVGTVVEDLNPEGMIKVRGELWRAKSKFGKKIEKGERVRVVDMEGLTLIVVREGEER